The region GGTTGGATCGCGTAGATCGCCCGTGAAGCTCTGTGAGAACGCGATGGCTGTGTAGGTGCCGGGCGGGAGGCTTGTCTTATAGGTGCCGGACCCGGCTCGCAGGCTGCGCACCGGGGTCATGCCGGGCTCGTGTGCGATGAGGTAGACGACTCCGGGTACGGCCTTTCCGTCCGCGAGCAGCGAGCCGGAGAGCTGTCCGACGAGGTTGCTGACGACGACGCGGATGGTCTCTCCGTCTGCGCCGGCCGCGACGACCAGCCTACCTGACAGCAGGTCTGAGCTTCCGTAGCTCGCGGCTTTGATGTACCAGCTTCCGCTGGCCTGGGCCCTCAGGCGATAGCTGCCGGAGGCGGCCTGAAACTGGCCTGGTTGATCCGCCCGGCTGTTCAGGACGATGTCGCCCTGTCCGGGTTGATCGCGTGCGCCTACGCGCTGCAGGCGCAGATTGAACTGATTCAACCGAGGGGTTGAGGGGGCGGAGGACAGGGTGCCCTGGGACTGAGTTCCTGTCGATGAGCCGGGGTCGACGATCAGCTCTACAGGTATCCGGGGAACGGCTGCGAGATGCAGGAGGAGGCCATCGACAGACTTGCCGGATACGGTTACCTTACCGAGCGCTTCCTGTTGACCGTCCCTGTCCATCAGGATGGCGTGAAGCTGATAGCTGCCGGAGGGCAGGTCGAGGTGATAGTCGCCCCGCGTGCGGGATGGCTGGGCGAAGACGGTGAAGGCTGAACCCTGGCTGGGGGTGCAGATGACTTGCAGACCGGCTCCTGCTGTCTCTGTATCGACGTGGAAGCTGACTGGATACGCCGCGCTGGTCTGCGGCTGGAGGTCTACCTGGCGAGTCTCTCCCGGGCCAGCGAAGAAGATGGCGGGCCGCTCACTGTCCGTTTGTTCTGGAAAGTCGATGGGGAGCATGGCATCCCCGGCCTCCGAGACGTGAGGTGCGTAGCCGAGATGGACGCGGTAGGAGCCGGGCTGCTGCTCGAAGCGGTAGGCTCCGTGTGTGTCGGTCTGGGTGAAGCCGGCCGGAAGACTGCGGCTGGTGGCTTCGTTGAGATCCTCGCGGTACAGGGTGACGGGTACGCGTGCTACAGGCAGGCCGTCGCTGCCGGTGACGACGCCGGTGATGAGGGCATCGGGGTATAGAGTCAAGTTCATGCTTGAGGTAATGCCTGTAACCGTATGACCGGCAAGGGCTTCTGTGGGGTCGAGTGACTGTGTGTAGCCCGGCTTGACGACGCTGAGGCGAGCTTGCTGGTCGGTAAATTGTAGGAACTCGAAGTGGCCGAAGGCGTCAGTGAGGACGTGGCGGCCGCCGAGTGTAACGAGGGCCCGGGGGATGGGGGTGCCGTTGAGGGCATTGAGGACTTGGCCGCCGGCGGTGAAGGCGGCGGGTGCGCTGGAGTCGAGGCCCGAGGTCTGGGCAGCGGCTGGGTAGACAACCATGCCTGACAGGGCCAGGAGACCTAGGGACGTGGTGCGATGGCTTGGAGGTCGGCGGCGAGTCATTGGGTTGAGTGGAGTTTGATCCTCAGCATACTTCTAAGACGGATGAAAGAAGGTTCAAGTTATTCCACGTGTCTTTCTGCCTTTATCTCTTATGTCCGATAATGCATGTTATGTCTCCTGCTAGTGCTGCGCGTGATTGGTGAGGCTTTACGCTCATTCCTACAAAAAACGATGTGTTCCTGCAAGATTCGGCGGTTGGGCCGGCATAGGGTGTGATCGTGTGGGGCTGAGTATAGTGCCCCGAGCCTGGGAGGCACATGATCGAACTCAATCACAGTTGGACTTCTGAACGCATCGATCCGATGGGCGGGTTGCCGGATCAGACGCTTGTGGCGCTGGCCCAGGCGGGCGATGAGGATGCTTACGTTGAGCTGTACCGGCGTCACTCGCCGATGGCGGCGCGGGCGATCCGGCGGATTACGCGCAACGCGGAGGATACGGAGGACGTGCTGCAGGAGACGTCGATCCGGGCGCTGGTGCATTTGAAGTCGTTTGATGGGCGGTCTGCGTTTTCTACGTGGCTGACGCGGATCGCGGTGAACTCGGCTCTGATGCTGCTGCGGAAGCGGCGGAATCGTCCTGAGACTTCGATCGACAGCGATCCTGACCGGGATACGTGGCTGTCACGGCAGTTGGCCGATCCTTCCCCGAGTCCCGAGACGATGTGCCTGCGGCTGCAGGAGGTGAGGCAGTTGCGCGAGGCGGTGAGCCAGTTGCCGCCGTTGCTGCGGAACGTCATTGTGGCTCGGCATGGGGGCGATATGCCGGTGAAGCAGGTGGCTGCGGCGGTGGGGATTACGGAGGCGGCGGCGAAGTCCAGGCTGCTGCGTGCGAGCCTGCGGCTGCGAGCGCTGCTGACGGAGGATGACTTTACGGAGAGACGGAGAGCGCTGAACTCGCAGCGACGGCTGAATCAGTGTGCTTGAGATTGTGCTGGTCCCTGGTGAAAGATTACGGGGATAACAAGGGATAAAAGCGACCAAGGCGGATTTGGTTGGGGCGGGTTTGGGGCTTGTGGCTGCGACTATGGTTTCGGCTACGGCTTTGAGGACCAGGCCCTCTTCTTCGTCGCTCCAGACATAGTCGGGGCGCTCGGGAGCGGGTGGGTGGAGTCTTGCTTTCTCTGCCGCTGCTTCCTTGTCTTCGGCCCATCGTTCTTTGAGGATCTGCTCAAGGGTCTTTTCGCCTTTGGGGGCGGCGTATTCGGCTTCCGGGGCGAGGGTGCCGTGGGTGGGGTCTTGTACTGTGTCTTCGACTAGTTCCCTTTCGGCTTTGGGTTCGGTGGCGGGCTGGCGCTGGGGTGGGAGGTTGGTGGCGGCGATCTGGAGGCCGTAGAGTAAGAGGCCGGCGCGGCGGTTGTCGAGCTGGTTGGCGGCGATGCGGCGGAGGATCTCGCCGATGGCGAGCTGGATGGCGGCTCGGTCTTCGGGTATTGGCAGGTCGAAGGGGGCGCAGCGGTTCTGGTCTGCGTAACGGGCTTCCAGGTCGGCGCGGGGGATGGGTTTGCGGGTGGTGTGGTGGTAGTAGCAGAAGTGCTCGTGGCGGAGGGTTGGGCTGCCGCAGCGGCGTCCGTCGGTGTGGATGTGGCGGCATTGGTAGCGTGCGGATGCTGTGGTTTCGTTGGTCATTCGTTGGGGCTCCCCACCCCCGGTGAAAGTATGTAAAGTATTCGAAACAAGCGGCTTAGGTCTGGACATGGGTTTTCTTCCAGCTGTCAGCTATGAGCTGTCAGCTTCCAGCTAGAAACAGGCAACGGCGTACGTTGAACAGTTTCGAGTTGTGAGTTTCGAGTCGGACAACGGTAAAGACTTGGCTCACGACGGTGGTTCGTCCTGAGATTTTGTCTACTCTTTAAGTTTACCAAGGTGAATGGGGTAAATACGCCATTTATTTTTGGCTTGTAAGTGATTTGGGATGAGTTGGTTACGGGATTTTTCGGGCCGCTAGGGGCTTGACAAGTGATTTTACGGTTGTTTTTCGTGAAAATAGTTGTAAGTTGCTGCAATAAAAGGGTTTGCAGGTCTCAATTAACCAAGGGTCGGCCGAGGTCGTGGTTTGACGCGAGTGATGGGGGAGGACAGACTGGCTGCATGGGTTGGATGAAGCTTTCCGGGGTGCTGCTGGCGTTGGGGATGGTAGGCGCCCTGCCGGGGCAGGAGGGGCTGCAGCGGTTTCATGAGGTTCATCGGGCTATGGGGACGGAGTTTTCGATCGACCTTTATGCGCGGGATGAGGAGGCCGCGGGGGCGGCGGCGGAGGCGGCTTTCGATGAGGTCGACCGGCTGGAGGAGCTGCTGAGTAACTACAGGCCTTCGAGCGAGCTTTCCAGGATTGGTCGGGAGGCTGGGGCGGGGACGGTGACGACCGATCCGGAGACGTTTCGGTTTCTGGAGCGGGCGGTGTTCTGGAGTAAGCGGTCGGATGGGGCGTTCGATATTACGGTGGGGCCGCTGCTGAGGGCTTGGGGGTTTTATGAGCATGGGGGGAGGATTCCGAGCGACGCGGAGTTGAAGGGGCTGAGGGGGACGCTGGGGTGGGAGAGGATTCGGCTGGGGGCGGCGGATCGGTCAGTGAGGTTTGTGCCGGGGCGGGCGCTGGATCTCGATCCGGGGAGTATTGGGAAGGGATTTGCGGTGGACGGGGTGGTGACGGTGCTGCGGGAGGCGGGGGTGAGGACGGCGCTGATCTCGGCGGGTGGGAGTACGGTTTATGGGATGGGCGCGCCGCCGGGGACGGAGGGTTGGCCGGTGACGGTGATGGACCCTCGCGTGGTGGGGCGGGTGGCGAGTACGGTGATGTTGAAGGATATGTCGCTTTCTTCAGGGGCTTGTACGCAGAAGTTTTTTATCAAGGATGGGCACCGGTACTGCCATATCTTTGATCCGCTGACGATGCGGCCGGTGGAGGGTGTGCTGCAGACGACGGTGGTGAGCGAGAGCGCGACGGATAGCGATGCGCTTTCTACGGTGGTGTTTGTGCTGCCGCCGGAGAGGGCGAGGGCGGTGTTGAAGCCGTTTGGGTCAGTGCGGGCTTTGATTTTTCTGAATGCGACTACCCCGGAGAGCTGTATTTCCATAAACTGGCCGGGCGGTGTTTGTGCGCCGTCGACAACTACGAAGTAGAAAAGGATGTTCGATCTTGATCACTCGCCGCATGTTCAACCAGGGGCTTACTGCTGCTGCACTTTACTCGTCAACTTCCGCAACGATGACTGGCTCTGCGCTGGGTGCGGAGGTGCAGGCTTCGGAGCGGGCGGAGGCTGAGGCTGCGAAGCAGATTGCTCCGGCGAAGGCTTCGACACCGTTCAGGATGGGGATTATTGGCGCTGGGAGCCGGGGGCAGGAGCTGATCCGGAGCTTTCTGCGGGTGCCGGGGGTGAGCGTGGTGGCTGCGGCGGATGTTTATCCGTTGCGGTTTCAGCAGTTGAGCCGGGTCTGTACGAACGACGTGGCGCACTATGACGACTACAGGAAGCTGCTGGAGCGGAAGGACCTGGATGCGGTGATCGTGGCGACGCCGCTGGGTCTGCATGGGGAGCATGTGCTGGCGGCGCTGAAGAGCGGGCACAACGTGTATGGCGAGAAGGTGATGGCGTACACGGTGGAGCAGGCGCAGGCGATCGTGTCGGCTGCGGGGGAGCAAAAGGTGATCTACCAGGTGGGGCATCAGTATCGGTATTCGCCGTGGATACGGGCGGCGGTGGCGAGGGTGCAGCAGGGGGAGATTGGCGAGGTGACGCATATTGCGGGGTACTGGCACAGGAACAATGACTGGCGGCGGCCGGTGCCGGAGTCATCGCTGGAGAGGCTGATCAATTGGCGGCTGTATCACCAGTGGTCGCTGGGGCTGATTGCGGAGCTGGGGTCGCACCATATCGATATTGCGAACTGGGTATTTGGGGCGAATCCGGAGGCGGCGATGGCGTCGGGGTCGATCTGCCGGTATCACGATGGGCGGGAGACGGATGACAATGTGCAGATGGTGCTGAGCTACTCCGGGGGGCGGCGGTTTATCTTTAGCTCGGTGACGGATAACGCGAAGATGGGGGATCAGCTTTGGCTCTATGGGTCGAAGGGCTCGCTGAATTTGACGCTGGAGGATGCTTCGTTCTTCTATGAGCCGAAGAAGATTACGCGGGCGGTGCCGGTGGGCAATGGGAAGGATGCACTGGTGACGAGTGCGTCGTATGCGCCTTCGAGCGAGATGCCTTATCGGGGGGCGGGTAAGCCGGTGGATGTGATGACGGCGGAGGACCCGACTACGGCGGCTACTCGGGCGTTTGTGTATTGCGTGCGGACGGGGACGAAGCCGATCTCGGATGCGCGGGTAGGGTTGGGGTCGGCTATGGCGGTGATCCGGGCGAATGAGTCGCTGAGGGGGCGGGCTGAGGTGAAGATTTAAAGGGGTGTCGCTTCCCTGCTATGTGGTGGAGGTGACGGAGTCATTGTGGGGGACGTATACTCGGCTGGCTTTGAAGTGGTTGATTTCAGAGCGATGAGGAGTTTCCCCGATGAGCTTGCGTCCGATTGCTTCCGTATGTTTTTTGGCGACTGTGTCTGCGTTTACCGCCAACGCCCAGAGTGTGCCGGCCGAGAGGGCGAATGAGGCTCGGATCGACAAACTGCTGAAGCAGATGACGCTGGAAGAGAAGATGAACCTGATCCGGGGGGATGTGGAGCCGGCGGCGACCAACCAGGGGCAGGCGGGGTATCTGCCGGGCGTGCCGAGACTGGGGGTGCCGTTTCTGCGGTTCGCGGATGGGCCTCCGGGTGTGCTGACAAGGATTGCAGGGCAGGCGCAGACGGCGACCATGGGGGTTGCTGCGACCTGGAGTGCGAAGGACGCGGAGGCGAATGGGGTGGCGATCGGGCGGGAGGCTCGTTCGCTGGGGATCGATGTGGTGCTGCAGCCTTTTATCAATATCGACCGCGATATTACGTTTGCGCGGGGGTACAACACGCTGGGGGAAGACCCTTATCTGAGCGGCGTGATGGCTGCGGGTGAGGTAAGGGGGGAGCAGGCGCAGGGGGTGATGTCGCAGGCGAAACACTATGTGGCGTATGACTCGGACTCGTACAACATCTTTGTGGATCAGCAGGCGCTGCACGAGGTCTATGTGGCGCCGTTCGAGGCGACGATCAAGGCTGGGGTGGCTTCGATCATGTGTTCGTACAACAAGGTGAATGGGGCGTTTGCGTGCGGGAATGCGGATACGCTGAAGACGATTCTGCGCGATGAGCTTGGGTTCAAGGGGTTTGTGACGTCGGACTGGGGTGGGGTTCATAACGTGCATTTCATCAACCAGGGACTGACGATGGAGATGCCGGGTGAGGTGCCTGCGGACAGCCCGTTTGCGGGGATGATGAAGACGTACTTCAGGACACGGCCGGAGGATACGGGGGCTCCTTCCAAGCCGAACCTGGCGGCACTGGCGGGGATGCTGGGTGGGACGATT is a window of Granulicella tundricola MP5ACTX9 DNA encoding:
- a CDS encoding Gfo/Idh/MocA family protein, giving the protein MITRRMFNQGLTAAALYSSTSATMTGSALGAEVQASERAEAEAAKQIAPAKASTPFRMGIIGAGSRGQELIRSFLRVPGVSVVAAADVYPLRFQQLSRVCTNDVAHYDDYRKLLERKDLDAVIVATPLGLHGEHVLAALKSGHNVYGEKVMAYTVEQAQAIVSAAGEQKVIYQVGHQYRYSPWIRAAVARVQQGEIGEVTHIAGYWHRNNDWRRPVPESSLERLINWRLYHQWSLGLIAELGSHHIDIANWVFGANPEAAMASGSICRYHDGRETDDNVQMVLSYSGGRRFIFSSVTDNAKMGDQLWLYGSKGSLNLTLEDASFFYEPKKITRAVPVGNGKDALVTSASYAPSSEMPYRGAGKPVDVMTAEDPTTAATRAFVYCVRTGTKPISDARVGLGSAMAVIRANESLRGRAEVKI
- a CDS encoding FAD:protein FMN transferase, with amino-acid sequence MGWMKLSGVLLALGMVGALPGQEGLQRFHEVHRAMGTEFSIDLYARDEEAAGAAAEAAFDEVDRLEELLSNYRPSSELSRIGREAGAGTVTTDPETFRFLERAVFWSKRSDGAFDITVGPLLRAWGFYEHGGRIPSDAELKGLRGTLGWERIRLGAADRSVRFVPGRALDLDPGSIGKGFAVDGVVTVLREAGVRTALISAGGSTVYGMGAPPGTEGWPVTVMDPRVVGRVASTVMLKDMSLSSGACTQKFFIKDGHRYCHIFDPLTMRPVEGVLQTTVVSESATDSDALSTVVFVLPPERARAVLKPFGSVRALIFLNATTPESCISINWPGGVCAPSTTTK
- a CDS encoding carboxypeptidase-like regulatory domain-containing protein — protein: MVVYPAAAQTSGLDSSAPAAFTAGGQVLNALNGTPIPRALVTLGGRHVLTDAFGHFEFLQFTDQQARLSVVKPGYTQSLDPTEALAGHTVTGITSSMNLTLYPDALITGVVTGSDGLPVARVPVTLYREDLNEATSRSLPAGFTQTDTHGAYRFEQQPGSYRVHLGYAPHVSEAGDAMLPIDFPEQTDSERPAIFFAGPGETRQVDLQPQTSAAYPVSFHVDTETAGAGLQVICTPSQGSAFTVFAQPSRTRGDYHLDLPSGSYQLHAILMDRDGQQEALGKVTVSGKSVDGLLLHLAAVPRIPVELIVDPGSSTGTQSQGTLSSAPSTPRLNQFNLRLQRVGARDQPGQGDIVLNSRADQPGQFQAASGSYRLRAQASGSWYIKAASYGSSDLLSGRLVVAAGADGETIRVVVSNLVGQLSGSLLADGKAVPGVVYLIAHEPGMTPVRSLRAGSGTYKTSLPPGTYTAIAFSQSFTGDLRDPTVVAKLSGAQNIDVTPAGAAALDLTIQPQAGPQ
- a CDS encoding RNA polymerase sigma factor translates to MGGLPDQTLVALAQAGDEDAYVELYRRHSPMAARAIRRITRNAEDTEDVLQETSIRALVHLKSFDGRSAFSTWLTRIAVNSALMLLRKRRNRPETSIDSDPDRDTWLSRQLADPSPSPETMCLRLQEVRQLREAVSQLPPLLRNVIVARHGGDMPVKQVAAAVGITEAAAKSRLLRASLRLRALLTEDDFTERRRALNSQRRLNQCA